The proteins below come from a single Branchiostoma floridae strain S238N-H82 chromosome 5, Bfl_VNyyK, whole genome shotgun sequence genomic window:
- the LOC118415549 gene encoding uncharacterized protein LOC118415549 encodes MRTDARVVPDLSTVMERREYHCKKCRVHGIEVPLKGHKGKCPWDKCGCDGCLQVVSYRRQHVHDGRAMTASDVINIANLSRKAGRPATESTTAQTTRRQEARGVRNTAMYRALNKSMEELAHHTPTVHPIHHIKKAVLDFTEQQSRSKGKATPHNKHDKYSYLPTAIYQSYPVKSGSCRREAEAYPRPGSSHQSEAYPRPGSSHQSEAYPRPGSSHQSEAYPRPGSSHQSEAYPRPGSSHQSEAYPRPGSSYQSEAYPRPGSSHQSEAYPRPGSSYQSEAYPRPGSSHQSEAYPRPGSSHQSEAYPRPGSSHQSEAYPRPGSSRQADVDDDVRTLTEMFPGAQENLGLSLLYEIRGNADNMEQAVGNLIAIMSGPTTPSPKRNCPPRLTRLSNIFPEVGKGILKAVSQQADNTPSAVETILRLCYSPDTRPAASSIGPTPVCAGPRGKRKAQRLDFGSSSEVQYTPGCRTPRARAPSGRVVNFNRDVESALQAAEEAENTSGGGTYTITPTRTPTVPAEDRRTPVKKRVIACKQCGTSCDRLAKFCHECGGQLSNRSHRY; translated from the exons ATGAGGACCGATGCACGCGTCGTCCCAGACTTGTCTACCGTCATGGAGAGAAGGGAGTACCACTGCAAAAAGTGTCGGGTACATGGCATAGAAGTGCCACTGAAGGGCCACAAGGGCAAGTGTCCATGGGACAAGTGTGGTTGTGACGGTTGCTTACAAGTCGTGAGCTACCGACGCCAACATGTTCACGACGGTCGGGCCATGACAGCTTCGGATGTGATTAACATCGCCAACCTCAGCAGAAAAGCGGGAAGGCCTGCGACCGAGAGCACCACAGCCCAAACTACCAGACGACAGGAGGCGAGGGGTGTGAGAAACACAGCAATGTATCGCGCTCTCAACAAGAGTATGGAGGAGCTGGCCCACCATACACCTACAGTGCACCCTATACACCACATCAAGAAAGCCGTTTTAGATTTCACCGAACAGCAGTCAAGGTCAAAGGGAAAGGCGACGccacacaacaaacatgacaAATACAGCTATTTACCCACGGCCATCTACCAGTCGTATCCAGTCAAATCTGGGAGTTGCCGCCGCGAAGCCGAGGCCTACCCGCGCCCAGGTTCATCCCACCAGTCCGAGGCCTATCCGCGCCCAGGTTCATCCCACCAGTCCGAGGCCTACCCGCGCCCAGGTTCATCCCACCAGTCCGAGGCCTACCCGCGCCCAGGTTCATCCCACCAGTCCGAGGCCTATCCGCGCCCAGGTTCATCCCACCAGTCCGAGGCCTATCCGCGCCCAGGTTCATCCTACCAGTCCGAGGCCTATCCGCGCCCAGGTTCATCCCACCAGTCCGAGGCCTATCCGCGCCCAGGTTCATCCTACCAGTCCGAGGCCTATCCGCGCCCAGGTTCATCCCACCAGTCCGAGGCCTATCCGCGCCCAGGTTCATCCCACCAGTCCGAGGCCTATCCGCGCCCAGGTTCATCCCACCAGTCCGAGGCCTATCCGCGCCCAGGTTCATCCCGCCAGGCCGACGTCGATGACGATGTCCGGACACTAACCGAGATGTTTCCGGGAGCACAAGAGAACCTGGGGTTGTCCCTGCTCTACGAGATTAGGGGTAATGCGGACAACATGGAACAGGCCGTAGGGAACCTGATCGCCATCATGTCTGGGCCGACCACACCATCGCCAAAACGGAACTGTCCTCCCAGACTGACAAGGCTGTCGAACATCTTTCCTGAG GTTGGCAAAGGAATCCTCAAGGCTGTAAGCCAGCAGGCCGACAACACCCCATCGGCGGTGGAGACCATCCTGCGCCTATGCTATTCACCAGACACCAGACCTGCAGCATCCAGCATCGGGCCGACTCCAGTCTGCGCGGGCCCTCGCGGCAAACGAAAGGCACAGAGACTGGACTTTGGTAGCTCTAGTGAGGTCCAGTACACTCCTGGGTGCCGGACGCCCAGGGCAAGGGCTCCCAGTGGACGCGTCGTCAACTTCAACAGGGACGTGGAATCTGCTCTGCAAGCCGCGGAGGAGGCGGAGAACACTTCGGGGGGTGGCACGTACACTATCACACCAACCAGGACCCCGACAGTGCCAGCGGAAGACAGACGCACACCCGTCAAGAAGCGAGTTATTGCTTGTAAGCAATGCGGCACATCTTGTGACCGGCTGGCCAAATTCTGTCATGAGTGTGGTGGACAATTGTCCAACAGATCTCATAGGTACTGA